The following are encoded together in the Sphaerodactylus townsendi isolate TG3544 linkage group LG12, MPM_Stown_v2.3, whole genome shotgun sequence genome:
- the AGPAT2 gene encoding 1-acyl-sn-glycerol-3-phosphate acyltransferase beta: FPSCVSPKRLVCLIGLCPPHRIIKNVVRSFKYLYGLRFEVKGLEHFQVEGPCVIISNHQSVLDMMGLMEILPDRCVQIAKLELLYYASVGLIMYLGGVIFINRKSTGSAKSMMSEVGQAMTKDNVKVWIYPEGTRNLNGDLLPFKKGAFHLAIQSQVPVIPVVYSSFTTFYNPEKNLFTSGRVRVESCTTPSHPQLA, encoded by the exons TTTCCTTCCTGTGTCTCTCCAAAGAGGCTGGTGTGTTTGATCGGACTCTGTCCTCCCCACAGGATCATCAAGAACGTTGTCAGGAGCTTCAAATACCTCTATGGACTGCGGTTTGAGGTGAAGGGCCTGGAACACTTCCAGGTAGAGGGCCCGTGCGTCATCATCTCCAACCACCAGAGCGTCTTGGACATGATGG GGCTGATGGAGATCCTGCCAGACCGCTGTGTCCAAATTGCCAAGCTGGAGCTGCTCTACTATGCCTCCGTGGGCCTCATCATGTACCTGGGCGGGGTCATTTTCATCAACCGGAAGAGCACTGGCAGCGCCAAGTCCATGATGTCCGAAGTTGGCCAAGCCATGACCAAAGACAAC GTGAAAGTTTGGATCTATCCAGAAGGCACAAGAAATCTGAATGGGGATCTGTTGCCATTCAAGAAGGGAGCATTCCACTTGGCGATCCAGTCACAG GTTCCAGTCATTCCTGTGGTGTATTCTTCCTTTACTACATTTTACAACCCGGAGAAGAACCTGTTTACATCAGGTA